From Micromonospora nigra, one genomic window encodes:
- a CDS encoding ABC transporter substrate-binding protein, protein MPEPVSARRLSRRGLLAAGGAATLAALLAGCGRDEPAQTGTGNGSGTWSFTDDRGDTVTAPARPTRVVAFTGSAAALVDFGLSSQIVGVFGETRRADGSTDPQAGDLDVESVEILGNVWGEFSVEKYATLNPELLVTHMYDPGAHWYVPDESKDKILPLAPVVTVTTARVPMTTPIEGYATLAEALGADLSAAKVTEAKARFEAAAEAVRQAVKANPGIKVMAASGSADLFYVSNPKVSTDLMYFAELGVDIVVPTKLEAGDYFEALSWENAGKFPADLILLDNRSTALQPADLAAKPTWAQLPAVRAGQVTGWDAVPRFSYAGAAPLLENLARAIQGAKKLT, encoded by the coding sequence ATGCCTGAACCCGTCTCCGCCCGCCGCCTCTCCCGCCGCGGGTTGCTCGCCGCCGGCGGCGCCGCCACCCTGGCCGCACTGCTGGCCGGCTGCGGCCGGGACGAGCCCGCGCAGACCGGCACCGGCAACGGCTCCGGCACCTGGTCGTTCACCGACGACCGCGGCGACACGGTGACCGCCCCCGCCCGCCCGACCCGGGTGGTCGCCTTCACCGGCTCCGCCGCCGCGCTGGTCGACTTCGGCCTCAGCAGCCAGATCGTGGGTGTCTTCGGCGAGACCAGACGCGCCGACGGCAGCACCGATCCGCAGGCCGGCGACCTCGACGTCGAGTCCGTGGAGATCCTCGGCAACGTCTGGGGCGAGTTCAGCGTCGAGAAGTACGCCACCCTGAACCCCGAACTGCTCGTCACCCACATGTACGACCCCGGTGCCCACTGGTACGTCCCCGACGAGAGCAAGGACAAGATCCTGCCGCTCGCCCCGGTCGTGACGGTCACCACCGCCCGGGTGCCGATGACCACGCCGATCGAGGGCTACGCCACCCTCGCCGAAGCCCTCGGCGCCGACCTGTCGGCGGCGAAGGTCACCGAGGCGAAGGCCCGCTTCGAGGCCGCCGCGGAGGCGGTGCGCCAGGCGGTCAAGGCCAACCCCGGCATCAAGGTGATGGCGGCGTCCGGCAGCGCCGACCTGTTCTACGTGTCCAACCCGAAGGTCAGCACCGACCTGATGTACTTCGCCGAACTCGGCGTCGACATCGTGGTGCCCACCAAGCTGGAGGCCGGCGACTACTTCGAGGCGCTGAGCTGGGAGAACGCGGGCAAGTTCCCGGCCGACCTGATCCTGCTCGACAACCGCAGCACCGCCCTGCAACCCGCCGACCTCGCCGCCAAGCCCACCTGGGCGCAACTGCCCGCCGTCCGGGCCGGCCAGGTCACCGGCTGGGACGCGGTGCCCCGCTTCTCGTACGCCGGTGCCGCCCCGCTGCTGGAGAACCTGGCCAGGGCCATCCAGGGCGCGAAGAAGCTCACCTGA
- a CDS encoding GNAT family N-acetyltransferase produces MTEVVYTRVDDRLGGFALRTLDPDADAVLLHRWVTHPRARFWLMQDADVAGVAAEYRRIAGHPHHDAFVGLWRGEPAFLAERYDPARVELTGLYDARPGDVGMHFLCAPADIPVHGFSRAVITTVLAWLFADGATRRVVVEPDVRNTAVHALNAAVGFEVVGPVAKPEKTALLSICTRERFHTATGSTEGVPA; encoded by the coding sequence GTGACCGAGGTCGTCTACACCCGCGTCGACGACCGGCTCGGCGGGTTCGCCCTGCGCACCCTCGACCCGGACGCCGACGCCGTGTTGCTGCACCGCTGGGTCACCCACCCGCGGGCGAGGTTCTGGCTGATGCAGGACGCCGACGTGGCGGGCGTGGCCGCCGAGTACCGCCGCATCGCCGGGCACCCGCACCACGATGCTTTCGTCGGCCTGTGGCGCGGCGAACCCGCGTTCCTCGCCGAACGGTACGACCCGGCACGTGTCGAACTGACCGGCCTGTACGACGCGCGGCCCGGCGACGTCGGCATGCACTTCCTCTGCGCACCCGCCGACATTCCCGTGCACGGCTTCAGCCGCGCGGTGATCACCACCGTGCTGGCGTGGCTGTTCGCCGACGGGGCCACCCGCCGGGTGGTCGTCGAACCGGACGTGCGCAACACCGCCGTGCACGCCCTCAACGCCGCCGTCGGCTTCGAGGTGGTCGGGCCCGTCGCCAAGCCCGAGAAGACCGCCCTGCTCAGCATCTGCACCCGCGAGCGGTTCCACACCGCCACCGGCAGCACCGAAGGAGTACCGGCATGA
- a CDS encoding FAD-binding dehydrogenase, whose amino-acid sequence MDADALVVGAGLAGLVAAAELADAGRRVLLLDQEGEQSLGGQAFWSLGGLFMVDSPEQRRMGVRDSVDLALQDWFGSAQFDRPEDHWPRRWAEAYVHFAAGEKRAWLREMGHRIFPVVGWAERGDGRADGHGNSVPRFHLTWGTGPGVLAPFERRVRAHAAAGRIVFRFRHRVDSLLTHEGAVTGVRGAVLEPSPVERGRPSSRVEVGEFAYAAQAVLVTSGGIGGNHDLVRRAWPARLGEPPKRMVSGVPAHVDGRMLEITAAAGGAIINPDRMWHYTEGLRNWAPIWDNHGIRILPGPSSLWLDATGRRLPAPYFPGFDTLGTLGHLRSTGYDYSWFVLTQRIIEKEFALSGSEQNPDLTGKDLRLLLKRIGRGAPGPVEAFKRNGEDFVVADDLGELVRGMNAIGDPGVPAVDEVALRELIERRDREMTNPFGKDAQVTALRGARAYRGDRLIRVAGPHRLLDPAAGPLIAVRLNVLTRKTLGGLHTDLDGRVLSADGGPVPGLYAAGEVAGFGGGGMHGYNALEGTFLGGCLFSGRTAGRSAAAHVA is encoded by the coding sequence ATGGACGCCGACGCCCTCGTCGTGGGAGCCGGGCTGGCCGGGCTGGTCGCCGCCGCCGAGCTGGCCGACGCCGGGAGGCGGGTGCTGCTGCTCGACCAGGAGGGCGAACAGTCCCTGGGCGGGCAGGCGTTCTGGTCGCTGGGCGGGCTGTTCATGGTCGACAGCCCGGAGCAGCGCCGGATGGGCGTCCGGGACTCCGTCGACCTGGCCCTGCAGGACTGGTTCGGCTCGGCGCAGTTCGACCGGCCCGAGGACCACTGGCCGCGCCGCTGGGCCGAGGCGTACGTGCACTTCGCCGCCGGGGAGAAGCGGGCCTGGCTGCGCGAGATGGGCCACCGCATCTTCCCCGTCGTCGGCTGGGCCGAGCGCGGCGACGGCCGGGCCGACGGCCACGGCAACTCCGTACCCCGGTTCCACCTCACCTGGGGCACCGGTCCCGGGGTGCTCGCGCCGTTCGAGCGCCGGGTCCGCGCCCACGCGGCGGCCGGCCGCATCGTGTTCCGCTTCCGACACCGCGTCGACTCGCTGCTGACCCACGAGGGCGCGGTGACCGGGGTACGCGGCGCCGTGCTGGAGCCGTCGCCGGTCGAGCGGGGCCGGCCGTCGTCGCGGGTCGAGGTGGGCGAGTTCGCGTACGCCGCGCAGGCCGTGCTGGTCACCTCCGGCGGCATCGGCGGCAACCACGACCTCGTCCGCCGGGCGTGGCCGGCGCGGCTGGGCGAGCCGCCGAAGCGGATGGTGTCGGGCGTACCCGCCCACGTGGACGGGCGGATGCTGGAGATCACCGCTGCGGCCGGCGGCGCGATCATCAACCCGGACCGGATGTGGCACTACACCGAGGGCCTGCGCAACTGGGCTCCGATCTGGGACAACCACGGCATCCGCATCCTGCCGGGCCCGTCCTCGCTGTGGCTCGACGCCACCGGCCGACGGCTGCCCGCCCCCTACTTCCCCGGCTTCGACACCCTCGGCACGCTGGGACACCTGCGCAGCACCGGCTACGACTACTCGTGGTTCGTGCTGACCCAGCGGATCATCGAGAAGGAGTTCGCCCTGTCGGGCTCGGAGCAGAACCCCGACCTGACGGGCAAGGACCTGCGGCTGCTGCTGAAGCGGATCGGCAGGGGCGCGCCCGGCCCGGTCGAGGCGTTCAAGCGAAACGGCGAGGACTTCGTCGTCGCCGACGACCTCGGCGAACTGGTACGCGGCATGAACGCGATCGGCGACCCCGGGGTGCCCGCCGTCGACGAGGTCGCGCTGCGCGAGCTGATCGAACGGCGGGACCGGGAGATGACGAACCCGTTCGGCAAGGACGCCCAGGTCACCGCGCTACGGGGGGCCCGCGCGTACCGGGGCGACAGGTTGATCCGGGTCGCCGGCCCGCACCGGCTGCTCGACCCGGCGGCCGGCCCGCTGATCGCCGTGCGGCTGAACGTGCTCACCCGCAAGACCCTCGGCGGCCTGCACACCGACCTCGACGGCCGGGTGCTGTCCGCCGACGGCGGGCCCGTGCCCGGCCTGTACGCCGCCGGCGAGGTCGCCGGGTTCGGCGGCGGCGGCATGCACGGCTACAACGCCCTGGAGGGAACCTTCCTCGGCGGCTGCCTGTTCTCCGGTCGCACCGCCGGCCGCAGCGCCGCCGCGCACGTCGCCTGA
- a CDS encoding lysine N(6)-hydroxylase/L-ornithine N(5)-oxygenase family protein: MSTYDYIGIGLGPYNLGLACLTAPIADLDGLFLEARADVSWHPGMLLESARLQTPFLADLVTLADPTSPFSFLSYLKETGRLYPFYIRENFFPLRLEYDAYCRWAAAKLPHLRFGHTVTSVGYDETDALYTVTATTDGGTVTHRARHLVLGTGTPPHVPASCAGLAGDVVHNSRYLERRAALTAKRSITVIGSGQSAAEIYHDLLGAIDSHDYQLNWVTRSPRFFPLEYTKLTLEMTSPDYVDYFHALPEDTRYRLEAEQKALFKGISAELVNDIFDLLYARSVPGPVRTRLMTNTELTSARYDAATGSYTLGLRHVEQGRDFTLDTEGLVLATGYQQRTPAFLEPVRDRLRFDGHGRLDVARNYSVDRTGREVFLQNGGTHTHSVTSPDLGMGPYRNSWIIREITGREHYPIEKSIAFQEFGAPAGVAS, from the coding sequence ATGTCCACGTACGACTACATCGGGATCGGCCTCGGGCCGTACAACCTCGGCCTGGCCTGCCTGACCGCGCCGATCGCCGACCTCGACGGGCTGTTCCTGGAGGCCCGCGCCGACGTCAGCTGGCATCCCGGCATGCTGCTGGAATCCGCCCGCCTCCAGACGCCGTTCCTCGCCGACCTGGTCACCCTCGCCGATCCGACCTCGCCGTTCTCCTTCCTCAGCTACCTCAAGGAGACCGGCCGCCTCTACCCGTTCTACATCCGGGAGAACTTCTTCCCGCTGCGCCTGGAGTACGACGCATACTGCCGCTGGGCCGCGGCGAAGCTACCCCACCTGCGCTTCGGCCACACGGTGACCTCCGTCGGGTACGACGAGACCGACGCGCTTTACACGGTCACCGCGACCACCGACGGCGGCACCGTCACCCACCGGGCCCGACACCTGGTGCTCGGCACCGGCACCCCGCCGCACGTCCCCGCCTCCTGCGCGGGCCTGGCCGGCGACGTGGTGCACAACTCCCGCTACCTCGAGCGGCGGGCGGCGTTGACGGCCAAGCGCAGCATCACCGTGATCGGCAGTGGACAGAGCGCCGCCGAGATCTACCACGACCTGCTCGGCGCGATCGACAGCCACGACTACCAGCTGAACTGGGTGACCCGGTCGCCGCGCTTCTTCCCGCTGGAATACACCAAGCTGACGCTGGAGATGACCTCGCCGGACTACGTGGACTACTTCCACGCCCTGCCGGAGGACACCCGCTACCGCCTGGAGGCCGAGCAGAAGGCCCTGTTCAAGGGCATCAGCGCCGAGCTGGTCAACGACATCTTCGACCTGCTCTACGCCCGCAGCGTGCCCGGCCCGGTGCGGACCCGCCTGATGACCAACACCGAGCTGACCTCCGCCCGGTACGACGCGGCCACCGGCAGCTACACCCTCGGCCTGCGGCACGTCGAGCAGGGTCGCGACTTCACCCTCGACACCGAGGGGCTGGTGCTGGCCACCGGCTACCAGCAGCGGACCCCGGCGTTCCTGGAACCGGTGCGCGACCGGCTGCGCTTCGACGGTCACGGCCGCCTCGACGTGGCCCGCAACTACAGCGTCGACCGCACCGGCCGGGAGGTCTTCCTCCAGAACGGCGGCACCCACACCCACAGCGTCACCTCGCCCGACCTGGGCATGGGCCCGTACCGCAACTCCTGGATCATCCGGGAGATCACCGGCCGGGAGCACTACCCGATCGAGAAGTCCATCGCCTTCCAGGAGTTCGGCGCCCCCGCCGGGGTCGCCTCGTGA
- a CDS encoding FecCD family ABC transporter permease yields MIVVRAPGGLSARLHPRTVGVGVGCVLLALALGVLAIGHGDHPMGPADVLRTLTGGGTPAEEFIVIELRLPRLATALGVGTALGLAGAVFQSLVRNPLGSPDVLGFTQGASTGALLVVVAGGGSAALAAAATTGGLATGLLIHLVAWRRGVHGHRLVLVGIGVAAILTGVNGYLLTRAQLMDAARAVLWLTGSLDGRGWSDALPVLAALAGAVPLLLACGPALRTTELGDDAASALGVPVHRLRTTLLAAAVVLVSLAAAAAGPVSFVALTAPHLARRLTRAPGPNLLPSAAVGAVLLVAADQLAQRAFPAALPVGVVTGVLGGGYLLWLLTAQRRAGRL; encoded by the coding sequence GTGATCGTCGTACGCGCCCCGGGCGGCCTCTCCGCCCGCCTGCATCCCCGTACCGTCGGCGTGGGCGTCGGCTGCGTCCTGCTGGCCCTCGCCCTGGGCGTGCTCGCCATCGGCCACGGCGACCACCCGATGGGCCCCGCCGACGTGCTGCGCACCCTGACCGGCGGCGGCACACCGGCCGAGGAGTTCATCGTCATCGAACTGCGCCTGCCCCGGCTCGCCACCGCGCTCGGCGTCGGCACGGCGCTGGGGCTGGCCGGCGCGGTGTTCCAGTCCCTGGTCCGCAATCCGCTGGGCAGCCCGGACGTGCTGGGCTTCACCCAGGGGGCCTCGACCGGCGCGCTGCTGGTGGTGGTCGCCGGCGGTGGCAGTGCCGCCCTGGCCGCCGCCGCGACCACCGGCGGACTGGCCACCGGCCTGCTCATCCACCTCGTCGCCTGGCGGCGGGGGGTGCACGGGCACCGCCTGGTGCTCGTCGGCATCGGCGTGGCGGCGATCCTCACCGGCGTCAACGGCTACCTGCTGACCCGCGCCCAACTGATGGACGCGGCCCGAGCCGTGCTGTGGCTCACCGGCAGCCTCGACGGTCGGGGCTGGTCAGACGCACTGCCGGTGCTGGCCGCCCTCGCCGGGGCCGTGCCGCTGCTGCTGGCCTGCGGGCCGGCGCTGCGCACCACCGAACTCGGCGACGACGCGGCCAGCGCCCTCGGCGTACCCGTGCACCGGCTGCGTACGACGCTGCTCGCCGCGGCGGTGGTGCTGGTCTCCCTCGCGGCGGCTGCCGCCGGCCCGGTGTCGTTCGTCGCGCTCACCGCCCCCCACCTGGCCCGGCGGCTGACCCGCGCGCCGGGACCGAACCTGCTGCCCTCGGCGGCGGTCGGCGCGGTGCTGCTGGTCGCCGCCGACCAGCTCGCCCAGCGGGCCTTCCCCGCCGCGCTGCCCGTCGGCGTGGTGACCGGGGTGCTGGGCGGTGGATACCTGCTCTGGCTGCTCACCGCGCAGCGGCGGGCCGGCCGACTGTGA
- a CDS encoding ABC transporter ATP-binding protein → MTLAYDRRTVATDLTVDVPDRSFTVIIGPNACGKSTLLRALSRLLKPATGAVLLDGEDIQRRPARAVARTLGLLPQSSTAPDGIGVAELVARGRYPHQGLLRQWSREDERIVTGSMAATGVADLADRHVDELSGGQRQRVWLAMALAQQTPLLLLDEPTTYLDIAHQIEVLDLCARLHEEQGRTLVAVLHDLNHAARYATHLIAMRDGRVVAEGEPGRIVTAALVEEVFGLPCRVIDDPETGTPLVVPAARRRAGTVTR, encoded by the coding sequence TTGACGCTCGCCTACGACCGACGCACCGTCGCCACCGACCTCACCGTCGACGTGCCGGACCGGTCCTTCACCGTCATCATCGGTCCCAACGCCTGCGGCAAGTCGACGCTGCTGCGGGCGCTGTCCCGGCTGCTGAAGCCGGCCACCGGCGCGGTGCTGCTCGACGGCGAGGACATCCAGCGCCGACCCGCCCGCGCCGTCGCGCGCACCCTCGGCCTGCTGCCGCAGTCGTCGACCGCGCCCGACGGCATCGGCGTCGCCGAACTGGTGGCCCGCGGCCGGTACCCGCACCAGGGGTTGCTGCGCCAGTGGTCCCGCGAGGACGAGCGGATCGTCACCGGGTCGATGGCCGCCACCGGCGTCGCCGACCTCGCCGACCGACACGTCGACGAGCTGTCCGGCGGCCAACGCCAACGCGTCTGGTTGGCCATGGCGCTGGCCCAGCAGACCCCGCTGCTGCTGCTCGACGAACCGACCACCTACCTCGACATCGCCCACCAGATCGAGGTGCTCGACCTGTGCGCCCGGTTGCACGAGGAGCAGGGCCGCACCCTGGTGGCGGTGCTGCACGACCTCAACCACGCCGCCCGCTACGCGACCCATCTGATCGCGATGCGCGACGGCCGGGTCGTCGCGGAGGGCGAGCCGGGCCGCATCGTCACCGCCGCCCTGGTCGAGGAGGTCTTCGGGCTGCCCTGCCGGGTCATCGACGACCCGGAGACCGGCACCCCGCTCGTGGTTCCTGCCGCCCGCCGCCGAGCCGGTACGGTGACCCGGTGA
- a CDS encoding IucA/IucC family protein, with translation MNPRDVVGHLRPQTWERANRMLVRKALAEFAHERLVVPEPAGAGEGRLWYAVRSDDGTVEYRFAARLYALEHWQIDPDSITRHRDGADLPLDAVDLVLELRASLGLGDRVLPVYLEEISSTLAGAAFKLDRPQPTSAQLATADFQTVETSMTEGHPCFVANNGRLGFGVDEYRAYAPEAGRPVRLIWLAAHRDHAAFTSSAGLDEDALLRAELGERTLAGFAAVLAELGLDLADHHLIPVHPWQWWNKLSVTFAGEVARRHLVCLGEGPDEYLAQQSIRTFFNTSHPERDYVKTALSVLNMGFMRGLSAAYMAATPAINDWLAALIDGDEVFAGTGLTILRERAAVGYRHRQYERATDRYSPYRKMLAALWRESPVPRLAPGERLATMASLLHTDGEGRSLAAALVADSGLPAAEWLRRYLHAYLTPLLHAFYAYDLAFMPHGENVILVLRDGAVQRAIFKDIAEEIVVMSADAPLPAAVERIRADVPEDIKLLSIFTDVFDCFFRFLGPLLAADGVCDEETFWRAVADCATDYADRVPHLADRLARYDLFAPRFALSCLNRLQLRDNQQMVDLADPSAALQLVGDLPNPIAAYAPDRPSPAVRA, from the coding sequence ATGAACCCCCGCGACGTGGTCGGCCACCTGCGCCCGCAGACCTGGGAGCGGGCCAACCGGATGCTGGTCCGCAAGGCCCTGGCCGAGTTCGCCCACGAGCGCCTCGTCGTGCCCGAACCGGCCGGTGCCGGCGAGGGGCGCCTCTGGTACGCCGTCCGCAGCGACGACGGCACGGTCGAGTACCGCTTCGCCGCCCGCCTGTACGCCCTGGAGCACTGGCAGATCGACCCGGACAGCATCACCCGTCACCGCGACGGTGCGGACCTGCCGCTCGACGCCGTGGACCTGGTGCTGGAGCTGCGCGCCTCGCTCGGGCTCGGCGACCGCGTCCTGCCCGTCTACCTCGAGGAGATCAGCTCCACCCTGGCCGGTGCGGCGTTCAAGCTGGACCGTCCGCAGCCGACGTCGGCGCAGCTGGCGACGGCGGACTTCCAGACGGTCGAGACCTCCATGACCGAGGGGCATCCCTGCTTCGTGGCCAACAACGGCCGGCTCGGCTTCGGGGTCGACGAGTACCGGGCGTACGCCCCGGAGGCCGGCCGGCCGGTACGGCTGATCTGGCTCGCCGCGCACCGCGACCACGCCGCGTTCACCAGCTCCGCCGGCCTCGACGAGGACGCCCTGCTGCGGGCCGAGCTGGGGGAGCGGACCCTGGCCGGGTTCGCCGCCGTGCTCGCCGAGCTGGGTCTCGACCTGGCCGACCACCACCTCATCCCCGTGCACCCGTGGCAGTGGTGGAACAAGCTGTCCGTCACGTTCGCCGGCGAGGTGGCCCGCCGGCACCTGGTCTGCCTGGGCGAGGGGCCCGACGAGTACCTGGCCCAGCAGTCCATCCGCACCTTCTTCAACACCAGCCACCCCGAGCGCGACTACGTCAAGACCGCCCTGTCCGTGCTGAACATGGGCTTCATGCGGGGGCTGTCGGCGGCGTACATGGCGGCCACCCCCGCCATCAACGACTGGCTGGCCGCGCTGATCGACGGCGACGAGGTGTTCGCGGGCACCGGGCTGACCATCCTGCGGGAGCGGGCCGCCGTCGGTTACCGGCACCGGCAGTACGAGCGGGCCACCGACCGGTACTCCCCGTACCGCAAGATGCTGGCCGCCCTGTGGCGGGAGAGTCCGGTGCCGCGCCTGGCGCCCGGCGAGCGGCTGGCCACCATGGCCTCGCTGCTGCACACCGACGGGGAGGGGCGGTCGCTGGCCGCCGCGCTGGTCGCCGACTCGGGGCTGCCCGCTGCCGAGTGGCTGCGCCGCTACCTGCACGCCTACCTCACCCCGCTGCTGCACGCCTTCTACGCCTACGACCTCGCCTTCATGCCGCACGGGGAGAACGTCATCCTGGTGCTGCGCGACGGGGCGGTGCAGCGGGCGATCTTCAAGGACATCGCCGAGGAGATCGTGGTGATGAGCGCCGACGCGCCGCTGCCGGCGGCCGTCGAGCGGATCCGCGCCGACGTGCCGGAGGACATCAAGCTGTTGAGCATCTTCACCGACGTGTTCGACTGCTTCTTCCGCTTCCTCGGCCCGCTGCTGGCCGCCGACGGCGTGTGCGACGAGGAGACGTTCTGGCGGGCCGTCGCCGACTGTGCCACCGACTACGCCGACCGGGTGCCGCACCTGGCCGACCGGCTGGCCCGCTACGACCTGTTCGCCCCCCGGTTCGCGCTGTCCTGCCTCAACCGCCTCCAGTTGCGCGACAACCAGCAGATGGTCGACCTGGCCGACCCGTCGGCGGCCCTGCAACTCGTCGGCGACCTGCCCAACCCGATCGCCGCGTACGCCCCCGACCGGCCGTCGCCGGCCGTCAGGGCCTGA
- a CDS encoding pyridoxal phosphate-dependent decarboxylase family protein, with the protein MTLPVHAAEPTPTRVGADATPARAHLLHDGTVEDYRRAVAAGVDRVARRVAEVDGPFTGVRPADLAPVVDAIDLDRPLGDTTAALDELEDVYLRDAVWFHHPRYLAHLNCPVVIPALLGEAVLSAVNSSLDTWDQSAGGTLIERRLVDWTAARIGLGPAADGVFTSGGTQSNLHALLLAREEALAGADPADRRMLLPQLRIIASAAGHFSVQKAAKLLGLAPDAVVTVETGPDRRMRPGAVRHEITRCRRAGLRVMAVVATAGTTDFGTIDPLDGIGEVCADTGVWLHVDAAYGCGLLVSPTRRHLLDGIERADSVTVDFHKSFFQPVSSSALVVRDRRVLRHATWHADYLNPARAVAERIPNQVDKSLQTTRRFDALKLWLTLRIMGPDAVGALFDEVCDRADEAWDLVAADPRFEVATRSPLSTVVFRWVPAGAGRELADQANLHARAALAASGLAVVAGTRVDGRQHLKFTLLNPATTRDDVAAVLDLIAEHAGRYVHDHAAALPVPASAAGLTCPVG; encoded by the coding sequence ATGACCCTGCCGGTGCACGCCGCCGAACCGACGCCGACCCGGGTGGGCGCCGACGCCACACCCGCCCGGGCGCACCTGCTGCACGACGGCACCGTCGAGGACTACCGCCGCGCCGTCGCCGCCGGCGTCGACCGGGTGGCCCGCCGGGTGGCCGAGGTGGACGGGCCGTTCACCGGCGTACGCCCCGCCGACCTGGCCCCCGTGGTCGACGCCATCGACCTGGACCGGCCGCTGGGGGACACCACCGCCGCCCTCGACGAACTGGAGGACGTCTACCTGCGCGACGCGGTCTGGTTCCACCACCCCCGCTACCTGGCCCACCTGAACTGTCCGGTGGTCATCCCGGCGCTGCTCGGCGAGGCGGTGCTCAGCGCCGTCAACTCCTCCCTGGACACCTGGGACCAGAGCGCCGGCGGCACGCTCATCGAACGGCGGCTCGTCGACTGGACGGCCGCGCGCATCGGTCTCGGCCCGGCCGCCGACGGCGTCTTCACCAGCGGTGGCACCCAGTCCAACCTGCACGCCCTGCTGCTCGCCCGGGAGGAGGCCCTCGCCGGCGCGGACCCCGCCGACCGTCGGATGCTGCTGCCCCAGCTGCGGATCATCGCCTCGGCGGCCGGCCACTTCAGCGTGCAGAAGGCCGCCAAACTGCTCGGTCTCGCCCCCGACGCGGTCGTCACCGTGGAGACCGGCCCCGACCGGCGGATGCGCCCCGGCGCGGTCCGCCACGAGATCACCCGCTGCCGGCGCGCCGGGCTGCGGGTGATGGCGGTGGTCGCCACCGCCGGCACCACCGACTTCGGCACCATCGACCCGCTCGACGGCATCGGCGAGGTGTGCGCCGACACCGGCGTCTGGCTGCACGTCGACGCCGCGTACGGCTGCGGACTGCTGGTGTCGCCGACCCGCCGGCACCTGCTCGACGGCATCGAGCGGGCCGACTCGGTCACCGTCGACTTCCACAAGTCCTTCTTCCAGCCCGTCAGCTCCAGCGCGCTGGTCGTGCGCGACCGCCGGGTGCTGCGGCACGCCACCTGGCACGCCGACTACCTCAACCCGGCCCGCGCCGTCGCCGAGCGCATCCCCAACCAGGTCGACAAGAGCCTCCAGACCACCCGGCGCTTCGACGCCCTCAAGCTGTGGCTCACGCTGCGGATCATGGGCCCCGACGCGGTCGGCGCGCTGTTCGACGAGGTCTGTGACCGGGCCGACGAGGCATGGGACCTGGTCGCCGCCGATCCCCGCTTCGAGGTGGCGACCCGCTCGCCGCTGAGCACGGTGGTGTTCCGCTGGGTGCCCGCCGGAGCCGGCCGGGAACTGGCCGACCAGGCGAACCTGCACGCCCGCGCGGCGCTGGCCGCCTCCGGGCTCGCGGTGGTCGCCGGCACCCGGGTCGACGGTCGGCAGCACCTCAAGTTCACCCTGCTCAACCCCGCCACCACCCGGGACGACGTCGCCGCGGTGCTGGACCTGATCGCCGAGCACGCCGGCCGGTACGTGCACGACCACGCCGCCGCGCTGCCGGTGCCGGCCTCAGCCGCCGGCCTGACCTGCCCGGTCGGCTGA